The following proteins come from a genomic window of Megalops cyprinoides isolate fMegCyp1 chromosome 6, fMegCyp1.pri, whole genome shotgun sequence:
- the p3h1 gene encoding prolyl 3-hydroxylase 1: MNYLIGVAIISISLISSCFMDTPININAGLEPYDMLFDNAVEAYYKQDWISVILNMERALRNKGAIRRVRAHCRLSCANQTAFGEPIPGLGVPVPGTGSVEDLGFFQKILKRANCVNSCEIEKLGPPSYHKVSEEVELEFKKRTPYNYLQVAYFKINKLDKAVAAAHTFYLANPEHMEMRQNLEYYRMMAGVQETDFKDLEARLHMEEFLQGKKLYSADNFAPAIEHFEVAVTEYFSADLECRALCEGAYDYDGYNYLEYSADLFQSMTDHYMQVLNCKQNCAVELATLPGTDKPVEDFLPAHFNYLQFSYYNSENLEKAIECAKTYLLFHPEDDVMVQNLAFYAATLGEDKAAGIQAREVVQHYIKQSLLEKELLYFAYEVFGITFVDPDQWTPAEIMPQKLRDKQKAERETAARITEEIGNLMKEIENLVEEKNKESTDIAKMVREGGNLLYDDIKVTMASKLLNGSQRVVLDRVITEDECRELHRLSNAAALKGDGYRGKPSPHSPSEMFQGVTVLKALKLGQEGKVPLKSARLFFDLSEKVRRVLESYFRLETPLYFSYTHLVCRSAIDEKQEGRDDLSHPVHVDNCLLVSELNECIKEPPAYTHRDYSAILYLNDDFEGGDFIFTELDAKTVTAEVKPQCGRVVGFGAGKENPHGVRAVTRGQRCAVAIWFTLDPRHNEKERIQAEDLLKMLSSPLDAEFQRSPKDPDSTEQDNKTSDAQPEEQVELQASKAAGEEAAKHADQSADKQADQSADKQANEATDKQADETAMKQDDQSADKPADQPTDKDAAKPTGKQVDTATDKKVGKQPAKQKAADKAATKPKSKQADKKKVKEADKAKTKGADKKDKPSTKKTEKQKDKPPVKKATASKSTTDSGTGHKETDAEQPIERSLESHSADSQNSKAEASPAADSQKDKDEL, translated from the exons ATGAACTACTTAATAGGTGTAGCAATTATAAGTATAAGCCTTATTTCCTCATGTTTTATGGACACACCGATTAATATCAATGCCGGGTTAGAACCCTACGATATGCTTTTCGACAATGCAGTAGAAGCTTACTACAAGCAGGACTGGATCTCGGTTATCCTAAACATGGAGCGGGCGCTTCGAAATAAGGGTGCAATCCGCCGTGTGAGGGCGCATTGCCGGCTCTCTTGCGCCAACCAAACCGCTTTTGGGGAGCCTATACCGGGCTTGGGTGTCCCAGTCCCAGGCACTGGTTCTGTGGAGGATCTTGGGTTCTTCCAGAAAATTTTGAAGCGGGCCAACTGCGTGAATTCGTGTGAAATCGAGAAACTGGGACCACCGTCGTATCACAAAGTCAGCGAAGAGGTGGAACTTGAGTTTAAGAAGAGGACTCCTTATAACTATCTGCAAGTAGCTTACTTCAAG ATCAACAAGCTGGACAAAGCAGTGGCTGCCGCGCACACCTTCTACCTTGCCAACCCTGAGCACATGGAGATGAGACAGAACCTGGAATACTACAGGATGATGGCTGGCGTTCAGGAGACTGACTTCAAAGATCTGGAAGCCAGGCTTCACATG GAGGAGTTTCTGCAGGGGAAGAAGCTGTACAGCGCTGACAACTTTGCCCCCGCGATCGAACACTTTGAGGTGGCCGTGACAGAGTATTTCTCTGCCGACTTGGAGTGCCGGGCTCTTTGCGAGGGGGCGTACGACTACGATGGCTACAACTACCTGGAGTACAGTGCTGACCTCTTCCAGTCCATGACCG ATCACTACATGCAGGTTCTGAACTGCAAGCAGAATTGTGCTGTGGAGCTTGCCACCCTGCCCGGCACAGACAAACCAGTGGAAGATTTCCTGCCCGCACACTTCAATTACCTGCAGTTTTCATACTACAACA GTGAGAACTTGGAGAAGGCCATTGAGTGTGCAAAGACGTACCTGCTGTTCCACCCGGAGGACGACGTGATGGTTCAGAATTTGGCCTTCTATGCTGCAACCCTGGGAGAGGACAAGGCTGCTGGCATCCAGGCCAGAGAG GTTGTACAGCATTATATCAAGCAGTCCCTGCTGGAAAAAGAGCTGCTGTATTTTGCCTATGAAGTCTTTGGCATAACCTTTGTTGATCCG GATCAGTGGACCCCGGCTGAAATCATGCCTCAGAAGctgagagacaaacagaa ggcagagagggagacagcagccCGAATCACAGAGGAAATTGGCAACCTCATGAAGGAGATTGAGAACCTGGTGGAGGAGAAGAACAAGGAGTCGACAGACATCGCTAAGATGGTGCGAGAAG ggGGCAATTTGCTGTACGATGACATAAAAGTAACCATGGCGTCCAAGCTCCTGAATGGCTCTCAGAGAGTGGTGCTGGACAGGGTGATCACCGAGGACGAGTGCAGAGAGCTCCACCGCCTTTCCAAT GCAGCTGCACTGAAAGGAGACGGTTACAGGGGGAAGCCGTCCCCTCATTCTCCCAGCGAAATGTTCCAAGGGGTCACCGTCCTCAAAGCTCTTAAG CTGGGACAGGAGGGCAAGGTGCCACTGAAGAGCGCGCGGCTGTTTTTTGACCTCAGTGAGAAGGTGCGCAGGGTCCTGGAGTCCTACTTCCGCCTGGAGACGCCGCTGTACTTCTCCTACACCCACCTGGTCTGCCGCTCAGCCATCGATG AGAAGCAGGAAGGCCGAGATGACCTGAGTCACCCCGTGCACGTGGACAACTGCCTGCTGGTGTCGGAGCTCAACGAGTGCATCAAGGAGCCACCCGCGTACACGCACAGGGACTACAG TGCCATCCTCTATCTGAACGATGACTTTGAAGGCGGAGACTTCATCTTCACGGAGCTCGATGCTAAGACGGTCACG GCTGAGGTCAAACCGCAGTGCGGCCGGGTCGTGGGGTTCGGGGCCGGTAAGGAGAACCCGCACGGCGTGAGAGCTGTCACCAGGGGGCAGCGGTGTGCCGTCGCTATCTGGTTTACCCTGGACCCTCGCCACAATGAGAAG GAGAGGATCCAAGCAGAGGACCTGCTGAAGATGCTCTCCAGCCCTCTGGATGCAGAGTTCCAGAGGTCACCGAAGGaccctgacagcacagagcaggacaaCAAAACAAGTGATGCACAGCCTGAAGAGCAGGTGGAGCTACAGGCCAGCAAGGCCGCGGGTGAAGAGGCTGCCAAACATGCTGACCAATCAGCAGACAAACAGGCCGACCAGTCAGCAGATAAACAGGCTAACGAAgcaacagacaaacaggcagacgAAACAGCAATGAAACAAGATGACCAATCTGCAGACAAACCGGCTGACCAGCCCACAGACAAAGATGCTGCCAAACCAACTGGCAAACAAGTCGACACGGCAACAGACAAGAAAGTGGGCAAACAGCCTGCCAAGCAGAAAGCGGCAGACAAAGCAGCCACCAAACCGAAAAGCAAACAGGCAGACAAGAAGAAGGTCAAAGAGGCGGACAAAGCGAAGACAAAAGGAGCAGACAAAAAGGACAAGCCGTCCACcaagaagacagaaaaacaaaaggataAGCCTCCAGTAAAAAAGGCCACCGCCAGCAAGAGCACCACTGACTCTGGGACAGGCCACAAGGAGACGGACGCTGAGCAGCCAATAGAAAGAAGCTTGGAGTCGCACAGTGCAGACTCCCAGAACTCTAAAGCAGAGGCCAGCCCTGCGGCAGACTCACAAAAGGACAAGGATGAGTTGTGA